A window of the Brassica napus cultivar Da-Ae chromosome A2, Da-Ae, whole genome shotgun sequence genome harbors these coding sequences:
- the LOC106380510 gene encoding F-box protein At5g07670, whose translation MSFSGKKKETSPVSPLNKRRASWSELWVNHHHHLLSSPPPPQIPKSDLTLLLPDPTLLTIIAKVPPSHRKTLSLVCKRWLRLHGTLVRSIKVSDWGVLESGRLVSRFPNLDNVDLVVGTCGGLVSVTVGVGCYQSVDFIEEERLLLSAETVDRGLRVLASGCSTLRRLVVANASELGLLSVAEACTRLQELELLKCCDSVLLGVGAFENLQILRLVGLVSDIGLMIVAQGCKRLVKLELVGCGGGFDGVKEIGECCQMLEEFSVCDHKMEAGWLGGLGYCENLKTLKLVSCKKIDCGFGLGECLSRSCPALERLHLEKCQLREKDAVKALFKMCEAAREVVFQDCWGLDDDIFSLATALRRVKLLYLEGCSLLTTSGLESVILHWHELEHLKVVSCKNVKDSEISPLLSVLFSNLVELQWRPDTRSHLWLSLTESGIGNKGGKFFKKT comes from the exons ATGTCGTTTTcggggaagaagaaggagacgaGTCCAGTTTCGCCATTGAACAAACGAAGAGCAAGCTGGTCAGAGCTTTGGGttaaccaccaccaccacttactctcctctcctcctcctcctcaaatcCCCAAATCCGATCTTACCCTTCTCTTACCCGACCCCACTCTCCTCACAATCATCGCCAAGGTCCCTCCATCTCACCGAAAGACTCTGTCTTTAGTCTGCAAGAGATGGTTAAGACTCCACGGTACGCTTGTACGGTCGATTAAGGTGTCGGATTGGGGAGTTCTCGAGTCTGGTCGGCTTGTCTCTAGGTTTCCCAATTTAGACAACGTTGATTTGGTTGTCGGAACGTGTGGTGGGTTAGTTTCGGTTACTGTGGGTGTTGGGTGTTACCAAAGTGTAGACTTTATTGAGGAGGAGAGACTCTTGTTGTCTGCTGAAACTGTTGATAGGGGGTTAAGGGTCCTTGCGTCTGGCTGTTCTACTCTCAGGAGGCTTGTGGTGGCGAACGCTAGCGAGTTAGGTTTGTTGAGTGTGGCTGAAGCGTGTACGAGGCTGCAAGAGCTGGAACTGTTAAAGTGTTGTGACAGTGTTCTGCTTGGAGTTGGTGCGTTTGAGAATCTGCAGATACTGAGATTGGTCGGTTTGGTTTCGGATATTGGTTTGATGATTGTGGCTCAAGGGTGTAAGAGGCTGGTGAAGCTTGAGCTTGTTGGATGCGGAGGAGGGTTTGATGGGGTTAAGGAGATAGGCGAGTGTTGTCAGATGCTTGAGGAGTTTAGTGTTTGTGATCATAAGATGGAAGCAGGGTGGCTTGGTGGGCTTGGGTATTGTGAGAATCTCAAGACGCTGAAGCTAGTTTCTTGTAAGAAGATTGATTGTGGTTTTGGTCTAGGTGAATGTTTGAGTCGTTCTTGTCCTGCGCTGGAGAGGTTGCACTTGGAGAAGTGTCAGTTGAGAGAGAAGGATGCTGTGAAAGCTTTGTTTAAGATGTGTGAAGCAGCGAGAGAGGTTGTTTTTCAAGACTGTTGGGGATTGGATGATGATATCTTCAGCTTGGCAACGGCTCTTAG GAGAGTGAAGCTTCTGTATCTAGAAGGATGCTCATTGCTAACAACATCAGGTCTTGAATCAGTGATTCTACATTGGCATGAGCTTGAACATCTGAAAGTGGTTTCGTGCAAGAACGTTAAAGATTCAGAGATCTCTCCTTTGCTCTCAGTTTTGTTCTCAAACTTGGTAGAGTTGCAGTGGAGACCAGACACTAGATCACATCTCTGGTTGAGCCTTACAGAGAGTGGAATTGGGAATAAAGGAGGAAAGTTTTTCAAGAAAACAtag